The window TCAGGAAGGTGCGGGTTCTCGGTCGCATGGTTTCTCCAGGGTCGTCAATGAGGGCTTGAGCGTCGGTACGCGGCGCGCGTCGAATGGTTCCAGGGATGAAGGCCAGGACAAGGTAAAGGTTCGGTAAAGGTTTCTAATCGCGACGCTTTTCGCGAGCCATCAGATCTGACGCAGCAGCCCCAGCAGCTCGTCGCGCGAAAAGATCTTGGCCAGGCGCGGATCGTCCTCCTGGACGATGCTCTCCATCAGGTCGCGCTTGCGGTCGATGATGGCGGCGATCTTCTCCTCCAGCGTGCCCTCGGTGATCAGCTTGAAGACCTGGACGGCACGCTTCTGGCCGATGCGGTGGACCCGGTCCGTGGCCTGGTCTTCCCGCGCCGCGTTCCACCAGCGG is drawn from bacterium and contains these coding sequences:
- a CDS encoding DEAD/DEAH box helicase — protein: RWWNAAREDQATDRVHRIGQKRAVQVFKLITEGTLEEKIAAIIDRKRDLMESIVQEDDPRLAKIFSRDELLGLLRQI